In the Leptolyngbya sp. SIO1E4 genome, one interval contains:
- a CDS encoding nickel-dependent hydrogenase large subunit, with amino-acid sequence MTATSAIQTLDISPVGRVEGDLDVRVDIRDGQVVNAWTRAELFRGFEIILKGKDPQAGLIVTPRACGICGGSHLTCASWALDTAWGTEVPRNAILARNLGQLAESIQSIPRYFYGLYAIDLTNKKYQNSAFYEEACRRFAPYTGTSYELGVTISGKPVEIYALLGGQWPHSSYMVPGGVMCAPTLTDITRAWSILEYFRTNWLEPVWLGCSLERYEQIQTYDDFMAWIDEKPEHANSDLGFYWRMGLDIGLDTYGGGCGRYVTWGYLPHEDRYQKPTIESRNAALIMKSGVYDSFTDTHQLMQQDFARENTAHAWYDEGIADIHPFDRTVQPTANNSHDYDGAYSWSTAVRHIESGRLEAGPLARQLVAGGRHGEDWQHYDGFILDAFKKMGGPSIHLRQLARVHEIVKLYRQAEHCLREFRLKEPFYIKPTETDGRGWGATEAARGALCHWVEVEGGKIKNYQIIAPTTWNVGPRDADGVRGPIEEALVGTPIADPNDPVEVGHVARSFDSCLVCTVHAHDDKTGEELARFRTA; translated from the coding sequence ATGACTGCAACATCAGCCATTCAAACCTTAGACATTTCACCCGTCGGGAGGGTTGAGGGAGACCTCGACGTGCGCGTAGACATTCGCGACGGCCAAGTGGTCAACGCCTGGACTCGGGCCGAATTGTTTCGCGGCTTTGAGATTATTCTCAAAGGCAAAGACCCCCAGGCCGGGCTCATTGTAACCCCCCGGGCCTGCGGCATTTGTGGCGGCTCTCACCTCACCTGCGCCTCTTGGGCACTGGATACGGCCTGGGGCACTGAGGTGCCTCGCAACGCCATTTTGGCCAGAAACTTGGGCCAGCTTGCTGAGTCGATTCAGAGCATCCCGCGCTATTTCTATGGGCTATACGCCATCGACCTGACCAACAAGAAATACCAAAACAGCGCCTTCTACGAAGAAGCCTGTCGTCGCTTTGCCCCCTACACGGGCACTTCCTATGAACTTGGGGTCACCATTTCCGGCAAGCCCGTTGAAATCTACGCGCTGCTTGGCGGGCAATGGCCCCATTCCAGCTATATGGTGCCTGGGGGCGTCATGTGTGCCCCCACACTGACGGATATCACCCGTGCCTGGTCAATTTTGGAATACTTCCGCACCAATTGGCTGGAGCCCGTCTGGCTAGGCTGCTCCCTAGAGCGGTATGAACAAATTCAGACCTATGACGACTTCATGGCCTGGATTGATGAAAAGCCCGAACATGCCAACTCTGACCTGGGCTTCTACTGGCGCATGGGCCTCGATATTGGGCTCGATACCTACGGCGGTGGCTGCGGTCGCTACGTGACTTGGGGGTATCTGCCCCACGAAGACCGCTACCAAAAACCCACCATCGAAAGCCGCAATGCTGCCCTGATTATGAAGAGCGGCGTCTACGACAGCTTCACTGACACCCACCAGCTGATGCAGCAAGACTTTGCTCGGGAGAACACCGCCCACGCCTGGTATGACGAAGGGATTGCCGACATTCACCCCTTTGACCGCACGGTGCAGCCCACGGCCAACAACAGTCACGACTATGACGGGGCTTACTCCTGGTCTACGGCAGTCCGTCATATCGAGTCGGGCCGCTTAGAAGCGGGGCCACTGGCCCGGCAGCTAGTTGCAGGCGGTCGCCACGGTGAAGATTGGCAGCACTACGACGGGTTCATTCTGGATGCCTTCAAGAAAATGGGCGGCCCCAGTATTCACCTGCGGCAGTTGGCTCGGGTGCATGAGATCGTGAAGCTCTATCGCCAGGCTGAGCACTGCCTACGGGAGTTCCGACTCAAGGAACCGTTCTACATCAAGCCGACGGAAACCGATGGTCGTGGTTGGGGAGCCACCGAGGCAGCTCGGGGAGCCCTGTGCCACTGGGTAGAAGTGGAAGGCGGCAAGATCAAGAACTATCAGATCATCGCCCCCACCACCTGGAACGTCGGGCCACGCGATGCTGACGGCGTCCGTGGGCCCATCGAAGAAGCGCTTGTCGGTACACCCATTGCCGATCCAAACGATCCGGTCGAAGTCGGCCACGTCGCCCGCTCCTTTGATTCCTGTCTGGTGTGTACCGTCCACGCCCACGACGACAAAACCGGGGAAGAACTGGCCCGGTTTAGAACCGCCTGA
- a CDS encoding nucleotidyltransferase domain-containing protein: MEPTPADKMQAYIATAKKRQRHQQEQLHQRQARGIQLAKVAARVLRETFGVSRVVLFGSVLDNAAFHENSDLDIAVWDLPPADYIEAVAQLLKLPEFSIDLVPAESASPHVQAAIERGMPL; the protein is encoded by the coding sequence ATGGAACCCACGCCAGCCGACAAAATGCAGGCCTACATTGCAACGGCTAAAAAACGACAGCGGCACCAGCAGGAACAGCTCCATCAAAGGCAAGCCCGAGGCATTCAGTTAGCGAAAGTAGCCGCCCGCGTACTCCGAGAAACCTTTGGCGTCAGTCGGGTGGTTTTATTTGGCTCTGTCCTCGATAACGCAGCCTTTCACGAAAACTCTGATCTGGATATCGCAGTTTGGGATCTGCCCCCCGCAGATTACATTGAGGCCGTGGCTCAGCTACTAAAACTTCCTGAATTTTCGATTGACCTGGTGCCAGCAGAGTCGGCTAGTCCCCATGTGCAAGCTGCCATTGAGCGGGGAATGCCGCTATGA
- a CDS encoding hydrogenase small subunit yields the protein MANVLWLQGGACSGNTMSFLNAEEPSVCDLVTDFGINVLWHPSLGMELGDNLQRLLRQCLSGETPLDILVFEGSVVNAPNGTGEWNRFADRPMKDWVHDLAGVAKFVVAVGDCATWGGIPAMAPNPSQSEGLQFLKREAGGALGTDYKSQAGFPVINIPGCPAHPDWMTQILVAIATGRLDDITLDEFNRPQTFFKSFTQTGCTRNIHFAYKASSDEFSQRTGCLFYDLGCRGPMTHSSCNRILWNRVSSKTRAGMPCLGCTEPEFPFHDLAPGTVFKTQTIMGVPKELPTGVNKKDYALLTVVAKDAMPAWAEDDIFTV from the coding sequence ATGGCAAATGTGTTGTGGCTCCAGGGCGGTGCCTGCTCTGGAAACACGATGTCGTTTTTAAACGCAGAAGAACCAAGCGTTTGCGACTTAGTGACGGACTTTGGCATTAACGTGCTCTGGCATCCATCCCTAGGGATGGAGTTAGGAGACAACCTGCAGCGGCTGCTGCGTCAGTGCCTCTCTGGGGAAACACCCCTAGATATTTTGGTGTTTGAGGGGTCAGTGGTAAATGCCCCCAATGGCACCGGCGAGTGGAATCGCTTTGCAGATCGCCCCATGAAAGACTGGGTCCACGACCTGGCGGGGGTGGCAAAGTTTGTCGTGGCTGTGGGTGATTGCGCCACCTGGGGCGGGATTCCAGCGATGGCGCCCAATCCTAGTCAATCGGAGGGATTGCAGTTCCTGAAGCGTGAGGCTGGGGGCGCCCTGGGCACTGACTATAAATCCCAGGCAGGCTTCCCGGTGATTAACATTCCCGGCTGCCCAGCTCACCCCGACTGGATGACGCAGATTCTGGTGGCGATCGCCACGGGTCGCCTAGACGACATCACCCTAGACGAATTTAACCGGCCCCAAACCTTCTTCAAGAGCTTTACGCAAACAGGCTGCACCCGCAACATTCACTTTGCCTACAAAGCCTCCAGCGATGAATTTAGCCAGCGCACCGGCTGCCTCTTCTATGACCTGGGCTGCCGGGGGCCAATGACGCACTCTTCCTGCAACCGAATTCTATGGAATCGGGTGTCGTCTAAAACTCGGGCAGGCATGCCTTGTCTAGGCTGTACCGAGCCCGAATTCCCCTTCCATGACCTGGCACCCGGCACTGTCTTCAAAACCCAGACCATCATGGGCGTACCCAAAGAGCTGCCCACAGGGGTCAACAAAAAAGACTACGCCCTGCTCACGGTGGTGGCCAAAGACGCCATGCCCGCCTGGGCCGAAGACGACATTTTCACCGTATAG
- a CDS encoding hydrogenase maturation protease has product MLTIIGCGNLNRSDDGVGVLIAQRLQQYLTENPVPDVRVFDCGTAGIDVMFQARGSRELIIIDASQTSSDPGAVYEVPGAVLEQLPQPSYNLHDFRWDHAIAAGRKIFKDTFPTQVTVYLIEAETLDFGWTLSPAVEAAAEKVLQTIIQQVENRIVSGKDAEKVLAHGTHASRQNAGLHCNG; this is encoded by the coding sequence ATGTTGACAATCATCGGCTGTGGCAACCTTAATCGTTCCGACGATGGGGTCGGGGTTTTGATCGCCCAGCGGCTACAGCAATATCTAACTGAAAACCCCGTACCCGACGTGCGCGTCTTTGACTGTGGCACAGCGGGTATTGATGTTATGTTTCAGGCGCGGGGCAGCCGTGAATTAATCATTATTGACGCCAGCCAGACCAGTTCAGACCCCGGGGCGGTATACGAGGTGCCAGGGGCAGTGCTAGAACAGCTACCCCAGCCCAGCTATAACCTGCACGATTTTAGATGGGACCACGCGATCGCCGCCGGACGCAAAATTTTCAAAGACACGTTTCCCACCCAGGTCACGGTCTACCTGATCGAAGCTGAGACTTTAGACTTCGGCTGGACACTTTCCCCTGCGGTTGAAGCCGCCGCTGAGAAAGTCTTGCAAACGATCATTCAGCAAGTCGAAAATAGAATCGTTTCAGGGAAAGACGCGGAGAAGGTGCTTGCCCATGGAACCCACGCCAGCCGACAAAATGCAGGCCTACATTGCAACGGCTAA